The genomic window ACGCCGGCCCCGGCCGCGTCCGCGACCGCTGGCAGCATGCCATCAACACGGGCGGCAGCGGGCCCATCGCCGTGACGGGCTTCTCCACCATCTCGCACGAGCTGCACCGGCAGCGCCGCGCGCCCCTGAACCGCTTCTTCTCGCGGCAGCAGATGCTCAAGCTCGAGGGCGAGGTGCTCGACTACGCGCAGCGCACCGTGGCCAAGATGCTGCGCACCGAGGCCGGCAGGGGCGCCTTTGAGATCAAGGAGGCCTTCAACTGCTTCACCGCCGACGTCATTGGCCAGTACGCCTTTGGCCAGACCATGGGCTTCGTCGACCAGGAGGGCTGGGAGCCCAGCTTCGCCACCATGGTCGGCAGCTTCCTGAGGAGCGCCTACGTCATGCGCCACGTCGCCATCGCCCGCTGGGCCAGCGGCTTCCTGCCCTTCATGGCCGACTACCTCGGCGAGGACATCCGCTACGTCATGAACATGCTCGCCGTCACCATCCCCGGCTACATCAAGGCCTCGCTGGACGACCCCCAGAACGGCCGCGTGTTTGCCGACCTGATGCAGGACGACAAGATGCCCGAGGAGGAAAAGTCCATGTATCGGCTGTCGGGCGAAGGTTTCAACTTTTTGCTGGCTGGTACCGAGACCACTGCTGTAGGTTCATTTCCCTGTGTTGTTACTTTGCAGTGAAGCAAACAAGAGGGATTGCAAACTAAtcgagaggaaaaaaaacaaaaaaaaaatcgccaTCCAACAGGCAACCCTCACCTCTCTGACGTTCCACCTCCTGGACCAACCCAAGCTCTACGCCCGCCTGATGAAGGACCTCGAAGGCGTGGACCCCGACAAGCCCAAGTGGACCGACGTGGAGCGCCGCCCCTACGTGTGGGCGCTGGTCCACGAGTCCCTCCGCACCATGCCTGGAGTCTCGCACCGCTCGGCCCGCATCGCGCGCGAGGAGGAGCTCGTGTACAAGTCGCAGGACGGCAAGTGGAGCTACGTGGTCCCGCGCGGCACCCCGATCGGCCAGACCTCCATGATCAGCCACTGGGACGAGAAGCTGTTCCCGGACCCCGACAGGTTCGACCCGGAGCGCTGGCTGCTCGAGGACGGCACCCCCAACGTCGCCCTGGCCAAGTACCTCATCGCCTTTGGCAAGGGCAGCCGCTCGTGCCTCGGCGAGAACCTCGCCTACTGCGAGGTCTACATCATGCTGGCCCTGGTCGCCTACAAGATCCTCCCCAGGGCCAAGCTCGTCGACACCACCATCGAGGACCTGACCTATGACCACGATTTGATTGTCCTCCAGACCAAGAAGGGCTCCATTTCGGTCAAGGTTGCGATTGAGTGAGGCTGAAGAACGAGAATCTATTTTTGTCTTGTGGTGGCGCTGCTAGGCGAAAGAAGCAACACTAGACGAGAACTAGTGCAGAGTAGATATGGGGTAAATACTGCTTCGAGGCAGTAGTAGGTAGTAAATTAGCTACCCATCTTAATAGTACAGAAGGGGTTAAATCTTTTGATTTTCAGAATTAATTCGGCGCTGGACCAATTATTTCTGGGTGATTGTACGTCCTTGGCGTCTTGCCAAATGCATGAGCCCCAGTTTGACCTCGCCTAGATATGACATGTGTATCAGTTGGGTTCTTGTATCTCGCTGAAGATTTCCACAACAAAACAATTATTCCTCTTCCGGCGCAAATAGCCCCCGGCACATGCATCGACGTTCAAGTCAAACCAACAAATCCAGCGCGAAAACAATTTaaactaggtctagttcaACCCCTTATGATCCTGCCGTCTAGTCTATGCACCACCTAGTGCCTCCGAAATGTGGCTCGAAATTCCATGAGCCTCTTGGACCTCAGGCCTGTTGAGTGAACCGGAACGAACAAAACGTACCAAATCCAGACCTGGGCGTGAACTCAAAGTCGCCGCCAAACTCGAGCATGTACCACTTATAGGGCGAGATTGTCTTCTCAGACAGCGGAACCACATGGCTTGGGATCACAGCACTCGGGTGCTGACGCTTCTCGTTATAGACGAGCCTTTCCTTGTTGCATTTGAGGGTTTTGCCCTTCCCAATCACCGCACGCATTGATTCCCAAAGAGCGTCGACGTCTTCCTGCTGATTCCAATCGTCCAGGTACACTGAGAACTCAAGATTCTTCAGCTTGCCACGCTCCATGATCCGGCGGAGCGCAGCCGTGGCTTTTTCCATCCAGACCTTTATTTGGACCGATGGGATGACGATGGCGCGAGGAGGGGTGAAGCCCATACGGACCTGTCTTCCAGTGATGATCTTGCTGTCCTTCTTGCCAAAGAATATGTCGAGGTCCTCGAGCGCGGGGCAGCCGTCGGCAAGAACCTCAAAGATACGCATCAGGCGTTCAAAACACACCAGCGCCGCTCGCACGTTGACCTTGGTCAGATGCTGCGCAGCACATCCCATGGCATTCAAGCGGGCGCCTAACGCACGTTCGATCGAGTGCACTCCCATCATATAGTTCCCGCAGCACTGGCAGGGCTCGGAACCCCAATAGTCTGCGTCGTTGATGTAGAGTGTGCGACCTGCCCAGAATCTCTCTGAAATCTCCTGGTAAACTGATCTGCAGGTCAAAAGAATTCCGGGGGGTCTACGATTGCCCAGATACCCGGCTGAGTTGCAGTCAAAGTCCCAGATGCCTGCGTGGCCGTAGATCTGCGTCCGGATCTCTGCAGGTAGCGTAAGGAGACGTGATTGCTCCTGCGATGCTGGATGTACGTCATTCTTGGTATCGCTTTGAGACTTGGATGGAGACTCTCCAACCTTGAGATTCGCGATTGGGAGGTCGAGCTCTGGGAGGGCTTGCTCTGTATTCTGAAGCTCGAAAGTGGGATCCGGGGTAGGAGCGCAAGTATCTGAACATGCAGAGGCTTTCACTTGAGCGTCAGTGTCGCCCAAGAAAGTATGGCCCGAAGCTTTTGACAGGTACTTACCAGGCGAGGCTGCAGTACCAGCTTCAGTAGGCATCTTGAATGAGGATTTCTTTGGTTGTCTCGAGGTCTAAACCACTAGGAATATTAATTCCTCTGTATGTAAATCTGTCGCAGCAATGTCAAATTTTGCGCCCGGAAAAAAAGTGAGTTGATGGCGCAAACTCAGTCACAGGACCTCGTCAAATGGAGAGAAAAGGATCTTGCAAAAAGCAGTTTGATTGGGTTGGCTGCAGACTTGTCATGGATCCGGAGTTGGGTCTAGCTGTTTGTCGTCGGTGAGTTAAGAGTGAGCTGAGGTGAAAGTGAGGTTTTGCGAAAGGTTGGCAGAGTTCTACAGAGTTTCCATGATCGGTCACGAGCTCTGAATGTTCCCGCTGGAAACTGAGAGGAAGACCAAACATGGAAGGCACGAAGGAACCCCAACAGTATCCTATACTGGCGGGCGGTCAACCCAACCCCAACGAATTTTTACCATTGGGccagggaagaggaagtgaCTTCGTCAGATTGTTGTTTGACAAGCAAAACATTCTGTAGCCTGATGCCAAGACCTGCCTTGAAAGTTGATGAGAATTTATGATCCAAATCAACTGACCCCAACTCGTGTCATCTCGATGCCCCAAATACGCCAGCAATGCCTTCTTTTGGTCCTTGAGCTCATCCCCCATTCCTAGGTCGCAGATCTACTAGAGCTGAACTCTTATGAGCTCGCGAAAGCGAGTGATTGCCCTTGAAAGTATCCGCCGTACGATACGAGAAACCACACCATCATTGCCGCGCCAGATTCGCACCTAATTAGTCGTCTAGTCATCTAGTCATCTGGTGCCTATTTTCTCGCTGTTAAGCTGGCTAGGTAATAAAGAGGATAAAGATGATTGCAGTACACTCATGATGGAGGGCGAAGCACAAAAATGGCGTTCCGACTTGCTCTCACCTCCTCTGGCTGCCATGGTTCTTCGTCCGTTTGTCTATATAACACTTCCGCCCCAATTCAGTTCTCATTTCTGTTGAACAGAATTGTGTCAAGAAGATTAGAGAGTCACGCCAGATACTAATTGTAGTCTTAGCTAACATATGGTCCAATTCATGTACCAGCGGGTAGTTACTTCCCAAAAATCTACATCGAGTATCATTTGCTGTGAAAAATGAGCTCCTGAGTGGTCGGCTAAACACCAATTCGGAGCTTCCAGCGTTGATCATCGGGAGTTCATGCTCCATAAGACATGTTGATAGCCATCAGTACCAGGATCTTTAGTGGTCAAATAATATTGAAGCAATATATCCCCAGACTTGGCAACAAGTACCGAACTCTACACCGAGACTGTTGTTTGGAAGATGTGGGATATAAAAAAATGGCCTTTTGGACCGCCCAGGACACCAAATAGCTGCTCCCGAGGTCAGACACAACAGCTTCGAAAGCATCAAACCACCCAGAGAAATCACAGGCTTGACTGTCACGAAAAATGATGAAGTCGCTGATCGCTGTGCTGCTGGTGGCAGCGACGGCACAAGGACACTGTATGTAATATGACCGTTCCGGTATCTTCTGTGACACTTGCAGCATTTCTGCTCACTCAATCAATGCAGATACCTTCCCTCGTCTAGTTATCAATGGCAAGGCCGAAGCAGCAGACTGGACTGCAACGCGCATGACCAAGAATGCACAGAGCAAGCAGGGGATTGAGAACCCTACGGTTGCCGACATACGCTGCTACCAATCCCGTACTGCTCCCGAGGTCGTCGAGGTACCTGCTGGGGCAACTGTGCACTATGTTTCTACTCAACAGGTCAACCACCCAGGCCCGACGCAGTACTACATGGCCAAGGTGCCGGCAGGCCAGAGTGCCAAAACCTGGGACGGATCCGGAGCAGTGTGGTTCAAGATATACAGCAGCGAGACACCCAAGGTGGACAACAACAAGCAGCTTTTCTGGCCCGGGCAGAGTAAGTCATGAGACTAAATTGTAGCTCTTGTGGTTGAACAAAGGACAGAGGTACTGATGTGTGTACATCTCTGCAGATGAATATACGCTGGTGCCAGCCACCATTCCCAAGAACATACCCAACGGAGAGTACCTATTACGCGTGGAACATATCGCTCTGCACATGGCTTCGCAGGCCTACAAGGCACAGTTCTACCTGTCTTGCTCGCAGATCAACGTTTCCGGCGGTGGCAGCGGTGCACCCGGACCCCTTGTTTCATTCCCAGGGGCTTATAGGAGCGCAGACCCCGGCATCCTGGTCAACTTGAACACTGTGGCAACTTCACCTGCATCATATGTTGCACCGGGGCCGGCTGTGTGGAGAGGCTAACGAACAGCATCCAAGGCAGAGAATTGTGTCGAGATGGTGGCTTCGATAGTTTTCTCCATCGAGAAATTGCAGAACTTCTTTGCGCAGTCTATATCGGTTGGGGCTGAAGGATCAGCTCTTTGTCAGGGACCCCGTACGCATGAACAGGTTTGGAGGCGCAGGTCGGTCCTTGAACCTGTCATCAAAACCATAGTCACTATCTACGGGCTCCTCGCCCTCCCATTTGAAACCTAGTTTGGCGTATGAACCACGACCCATGCTTGACGCTTCCGTAACGCACTCCAGTCCGTTCCTGGCCTTTGCCTCTTCAATTCCCCACTTCACCAGCGACTGGGAGATGCCGCGTCGCTGGAACCTGGGGTCTACCACGCACATGTCCAAGGCAAACACGGCCGGCGGGTCCTCGGTGGCCTTTTCTCGAATGACCTCGTTCCTCCTCCGGTGCAGACCCTTCTCAGCCTGGCGGAGGTACTGATGCTCCGTGTCGTTTCCGGGCCAGAGCTCGTTCAGATCCTGCGCCTCGGCGACGTCCAGCACGGGGACCGCACCCTTGCCCTCGACGGCCGAAGCCTGCACCCAGATGGCCAAGCCGGCGACGACGGGCTTCCCGTCGGCGGGGTCTGGGGCGGTCGCCTTGAGAAAGACGACAAAGGGGCGGCCCTGTTGGTCCTTTTGATCGGCGGCCTGCGACTTCTCCCACCGCTCGACCAAGCGTCGGGCGCCGGCCGCCTCGCCCTCGGGCGTGTCCCAGCCCGGGTTGAAGCCCTGCCAAATCCTGTCGTTGGTCTGGCGGCCAAAGGTCTCGATTGCGATTCGGTGGCCTTGGATGAGGTCTTCCTTGGTCTCGCACAGCGAGactgcaaaaaaaagagcatcACGGATGACGGTGAACCAGTTAGCATACCCACCACTTCGATTGCGTACCACGGGTGACTCGGATTCCACCTCACCAGTGAAACTGAATCCGGAGGTCGACATGTTGATCGAGCTTGGTATGAGGTCTACCACCTGATAAATTCTCGGTTCCTCCGTTAGCCAAGGGATGCATCCAATAAGGAGACGGCAGTCGAGTGCAGGGGGTGAGGTTACGCGACCATGTCAGGGACAAGACAGGATTGCATATGCATCTTTAGAACTCACCTAGTAGCGCTGCCTGCCTGAATACTCGAGTCTACTTTACGTTCGCGGCAAACCAACGGCGTATGACTGACAAAAGCCCCGCCATCGGAACTGAGAGATGGAGATGTTGAATAATGGGATATGAAGCCAAGCCCCCCGCATCGGGAAGGCTCCGCTACCTATGTTCGGGCTTCATCGGAGCCCTCGGTCGGATGAGTGCAGTGAATATAATCCAGACTTCGAGCCTTCCATCCCAATAAGGAATAGCGGGTTTAGCTCAGTTGGGAGAGCGTCAGACTGAAGTCCACTTCAGCCCTTAGCATCTGAAGGTCATGTGTTCGATCCACATAAACCGCAAATCTTTCGCTTTTGCCACTCTGCACCAAACCCAgggttgtctttttttggcaatgGTCAAGAAACAAACCTCAAGACTTGCCAGAATAGGCAAGTCGATCGATCGTGTTCTGGACCAAAGTCCACAGTCTGAACTGATATTGGCGTTGCGGCTCGGTTATCCGGAGAGATCGTCTGAAACTTACAAATGAACAGCCACAGCCTATCCAGCTGGCATGCTCTCCTAAGGCCAAGACGCCTTCGCCCCCTCTTGTTCGTGTT from Pyricularia oryzae 70-15 chromosome 4, whole genome shotgun sequence includes these protein-coding regions:
- a CDS encoding benzoate 4-monooxygenase cytochrome P450, with protein sequence MDSSMELGGGPGGVAVLTFKSIAWMVGLWMVYKVGVALYNISPFHPLAAFPGPKIAAASYLYEGYWDFWRVGRYTKVIEQMHKKYGPIVRINPDELHCSDPLFVHEIYAGPGRVRDRWQHAINTGGSGPIAVTGFSTISHELHRQRRAPLNRFFSRQQMLKLEGEVLDYAQRTVAKMLRTEAGRGAFEIKEAFNCFTADVIGQYAFGQTMGFVDQEGWEPSFATMVGSFLRSAYVMRHVAIARWASGFLPFMADYLGEDIRYVMNMLAVTIPGYIKASLDDPQNGRVFADLMQDDKMPEEEKSMYRLSGEGFNFLLAGTETTAATLTSLTFHLLDQPKLYARLMKDLEGVDPDKPKWTDVERRPYVWALVHESLRTMPGVSHRSARIAREEELVYKSQDGKWSYVVPRGTPIGQTSMISHWDEKLFPDPDRFDPERWLLEDGTPNVALAKYLIAFGKGSRSCLGENLAYCEVYIMLALVAYKILPRAKLVDTTIEDLTYDHDLIVLQTKKGSISVKVAIE